In Solanum lycopersicum chromosome 5, SLM_r2.1, the following are encoded in one genomic region:
- the LOC101268685 gene encoding rRNA-processing protein fcf2: protein MPENKPVIGLSWEPKLPQLSFGTKKSSNEVPGASAVYKPSSELMDGLFVPPNDPKKVNKLLRKQIKDTTGKNWFDMPAPTITPELKRDLQLLKLRGAMDPKRHYKKSGSKSKTLPKYFQVGTVIEPASEYYSGRLTKKERKTTLTEELLSDRKLGEYRKRKVREIEERNRPGGVDKWKNRGPQSRKRAKQRRH, encoded by the exons ATGCCTGAAAACAAGCCTGTAATTGGGCTTTCATGGGAACCAAAGTTACCTCAATTATCATTTGGGACCAAAAAGAGCTCCAATGAGGTGCCTGGGGCAAGTGCAGTATACAAACCTAGTTCGGAACTCATGGACGGCCTATTTGTTCCGCCCAATGATCCCAAAAAGGTGAACAAGCTTCTACGAAAACAAATCAAGGATACAACTGGCAAAAATTG GTTTGATATGCCTGCCCCAACGATTACTCCAGAGCTGAAAAGAGATCTCCAGCTGTTAAAG CTAAGGGGTGCCATGGATCCGAAAAGGCATTACAAGAAGAGTGGCTCAAAATCAAAAACATTACCTAAATATTTCCAg GTCGGCACAGTAATAGAGCCAGCATCTGAATACTACTCTGGTAGACTGACTAAGAAGGAGAGAAAGACAACACTTACTGAGGAGCTACTTTCTGACCGTAAACTTGGGGAGTACAG GAAACGCAAAGTTCGCGAGATTGAAGAACGCAATCGGCCAGGTGGAGTTGACAAGTGGAAGAACAGAGGTCCACAGTCAAGGAAGCGTGCAAAGCAAAGGAGGCATTGA
- the LOC101268186 gene encoding pto-interacting protein 1 isoform X2 codes for MSCFGCCDDDDMHKPADHGPFMTNNAAGYNAGQRVTESAQRETQNVNILPIAVPSITVDELKDITDNFGTKALIGEGSYGRVYHGVLKSGRAAAIKKLDSSKQPDREFSAQVSMVSRLKHENVVELLGYSVDGGLRVLAYEYAPNGSLHDILHGRKGVKGAQPGPVLSWAQRVKIAVGAAKGLEYLHEKAQPHIIHRDIKSSNVLLFDDDVAKIADFDLSNQAPDMAARLHSTRVLGTFGYHAPEYAMTGQLSSKSDVYSFGVVLLELLTGRKPVDHTLPRGQQSLVTWATPRLSEDKVKQCVDARLGTDYPPKAIAKMAAVAALCVQYEADFRPNMSIVVKALQPLLHARPAPSETSNL; via the exons ATGAGCTGCTTCGGTTGTTGTGACGATGATGACATGCATAAACCTGCTGATCATGGACCATTCATGACCAACAATGCAGCAG GCTACAATGCAGGGCAGCGTGTAACAGAAAGTGCGCAAAGGGAGACGCAGAATGTTAACATCCTGCCCATTGCTGTTCCTTCTATAACTGTTGATGAGTTAAAAGACATCACAGACAACTTTGGTACAAAAGCCTTGATAGGTGAGGGATCGTATGGAAGGGTATACCATGGTGTCCTGAAAAGTGGGCGGGCTGCAGCCATTAAAAAGTTAGACTCGAGCAAGCAACCTGATCGAGAATTTTCAGCACAG GTTTCCATGGTATCAAGACTAAAACATGAAAACGTGGTTGAGTTACTCGGTTATAGTGTGGATGGCGGTCTTCGTGTGCTGGCTTATGAGTATGCCCCCAATGGATCTCTCCATGACATTCTTCATG GACGAAAAGGTGTGAAAGGTGCACAGCCAGGTCCAGTATTATCATGGGCCCAACGGGTTAAAATTGCCGTTGGAGCTGCAAAAGGGCTAGAGTACTTGCATGAAAAAGCACAACCACATATTATCCATCGTGATATTAAGTCTAGCAATGTCCTACtctttgatgatgatgttgCTAAGATTGCGGATTTTGATTTATCAAATCAAGCTCCTGATATGGCAGCACGCCTTCACTCCACACGTGTTCTTGGAACCTTTGGTTATCATGCTCCTGA ATATGCAATGACTGGTCAGCTGAGTTCAAAGAGTGATGTTTACAGCTTTGGTGTTGTCCTCCTTGAACTACTCACTGGTCGTAAACCTGTTGATCATACATTACCACGTGGCCAACAGAGTCTTGTGACATGG GCAACACCGAGACTTAGTGAAGATAAAGTGAAGCAATGTGTTGACGCTAGACTCGGTACAGATTACCCTCCTAAGGCCATTGCAAAG ATGGCTGCTGTTGCTGCTTTGTGTGTGCAATACGAAGCTGATTTTCGGCCAAATATGAGCATTGTGGTAAAAGCTCTACAACCTCTTTTGCACGCTCGACCTGCACCTAGTGAAACATCAAACTTGTGA
- the LOC101268186 gene encoding pto-interacting protein 1 isoform X1 — protein sequence MRVFLICSCYCVYLCVCEKKKKKKKTKSIGWATKTKQLYFSEYLTVIRRITMSCFGCCDDDDMHKPADHGPFMTNNAAGYNAGQRVTESAQRETQNVNILPIAVPSITVDELKDITDNFGTKALIGEGSYGRVYHGVLKSGRAAAIKKLDSSKQPDREFSAQVSMVSRLKHENVVELLGYSVDGGLRVLAYEYAPNGSLHDILHGRKGVKGAQPGPVLSWAQRVKIAVGAAKGLEYLHEKAQPHIIHRDIKSSNVLLFDDDVAKIADFDLSNQAPDMAARLHSTRVLGTFGYHAPEYAMTGQLSSKSDVYSFGVVLLELLTGRKPVDHTLPRGQQSLVTWATPRLSEDKVKQCVDARLGTDYPPKAIAKMAAVAALCVQYEADFRPNMSIVVKALQPLLHARPAPSETSNL from the exons ATGAGAGTATTCTTGATTTGTTCTTGTTACTGTGtgtatttgtgtgtgtgtgagaagaagaagaagaagaagaagacgaagTCAATTGGGTGGGCGACAAAGACAAAGCAACTA TATTTTTCAGAATATCTCACGGTTATAAGAAGGATAACTATGAGCTGCTTCGGTTGTTGTGACGATGATGACATGCATAAACCTGCTGATCATGGACCATTCATGACCAACAATGCAGCAG GCTACAATGCAGGGCAGCGTGTAACAGAAAGTGCGCAAAGGGAGACGCAGAATGTTAACATCCTGCCCATTGCTGTTCCTTCTATAACTGTTGATGAGTTAAAAGACATCACAGACAACTTTGGTACAAAAGCCTTGATAGGTGAGGGATCGTATGGAAGGGTATACCATGGTGTCCTGAAAAGTGGGCGGGCTGCAGCCATTAAAAAGTTAGACTCGAGCAAGCAACCTGATCGAGAATTTTCAGCACAG GTTTCCATGGTATCAAGACTAAAACATGAAAACGTGGTTGAGTTACTCGGTTATAGTGTGGATGGCGGTCTTCGTGTGCTGGCTTATGAGTATGCCCCCAATGGATCTCTCCATGACATTCTTCATG GACGAAAAGGTGTGAAAGGTGCACAGCCAGGTCCAGTATTATCATGGGCCCAACGGGTTAAAATTGCCGTTGGAGCTGCAAAAGGGCTAGAGTACTTGCATGAAAAAGCACAACCACATATTATCCATCGTGATATTAAGTCTAGCAATGTCCTACtctttgatgatgatgttgCTAAGATTGCGGATTTTGATTTATCAAATCAAGCTCCTGATATGGCAGCACGCCTTCACTCCACACGTGTTCTTGGAACCTTTGGTTATCATGCTCCTGA ATATGCAATGACTGGTCAGCTGAGTTCAAAGAGTGATGTTTACAGCTTTGGTGTTGTCCTCCTTGAACTACTCACTGGTCGTAAACCTGTTGATCATACATTACCACGTGGCCAACAGAGTCTTGTGACATGG GCAACACCGAGACTTAGTGAAGATAAAGTGAAGCAATGTGTTGACGCTAGACTCGGTACAGATTACCCTCCTAAGGCCATTGCAAAG ATGGCTGCTGTTGCTGCTTTGTGTGTGCAATACGAAGCTGATTTTCGGCCAAATATGAGCATTGTGGTAAAAGCTCTACAACCTCTTTTGCACGCTCGACCTGCACCTAGTGAAACATCAAACTTGTGA